In Ramlibacter sp., the sequence CAGCTTGCCGCCGGGCTTGAGCACGCGGTTCATCTCGGCCAGCGCGGCGTCCTTGTCCGTCATGTTGCGCAGGCCAAAGGCCACGCTGACCACATCGAACGACGCTTCGTCAAAAGGCAGCTTCTCGGCATCGCAGACCAGGGTGGGCAGGGCCACGCCCGCGTCGAGCAGGCGGTCGCGCCCGGTGCGCAGCATGGCCTCGTTGATGTCGGTGTGCACCACCTGGCCCGAAGCCCCGACCTTGCGCGCGAAGGCCAGGGCGAGGTCTCCGGTCCCACCGGCAATGTCCAGCACGCGGGATCCTTCGCGCAGGTTGGCCACCATCACGGTGTAGGCCTTCCAGGCGCGGTGCAGGCCCATGGACATCAGGTCGTTCATCACGTCATAACGCGGGGCGACCGAATCAAAAACCCCGCGCACACGCCGCGCCTTGTCGCGCTCCTCGACGGACTCGAAACCAAAATGCGTTGTTGCCATGGGTGAAATGCTAGGGGTGAATGGGCTCGCAGCGGCCGACAACCCTGCACCAAAGCGGGGAATCTGTCGGGATTATGACGAAAAAAGCCCGCCAGCCCGCCCGGAATCCACTCCAGATGCTCTGAAATTCATAGCAATCGGGCATCCCGCGCACCCGTGAAGAGCCGAGCCAGCGGCCTCAGTGCGTGCCGCAGGCCGAACCCCCCTTGACGGGCATGGGCGCATCGCGTTGCACGCCAGCTGCCGCCAGGCGCCGTTCATAGTCGGCCCAGAGTTCACGCTCCTGCCGGCCCAGGCTGTACAGGTAGTCCCATGAAAAGATGCCCGTGTCGTGCCCGTCCGAGAACGTCGGCTGCACCGCATAGTGGCCCACGGGTTCGAGTGCCACGATGTCCACGTCGCGCTTGCCGGTCTGCAGTGTCTCCTGGCCCGGGCCATGCCCCTTGACCTCGGCCGAGGGCGAGTACACGCGCATCAGTTCAAACGGAATCCGGAAGGCCGCCCCGTCAGAAAAAGCCACCTCCAGCACGCGCGACTGGCGGTGCACGGTCAGTGATACAGGGGTCGGCGACCCGGCCTGAAGACCTGCCATGGGGGCGGCGCCGCTCAGAAGCGGACCGACAGGTTGACGTACAACTTGTCGTCGCCCTTTTGCGGAGAGCCGGAGTTGATGCTCAGGGGCACGACGCTGCCGCGCACCAGGCGGCCGTAATCGGCCGTCAGGGACACCGGCCCGCTGCCATAGCGCAGCCCCAGCCCGATGCCGGCCAGCCGGTCACTCGAGGGCTTGTTGGCGCCGTTGGAGTTGTTGTTGCCCAGCCAGCCCGCGTCGACAAAGCCCACCAGGCGCAGGCCCGGCGTGAGTTCGGGCGTGGTGACCTCGACCGACATCGACAGGCCACGGTCGCCCGAGACCGGGCGCTCGCTGCGCGAGCCGCGCACCGACGAAACACCGCCGATCCCGAACTGCTCCCCCGAAATCAGCACGTCGGGGCTGTACTGGAACTGGCCGCGAGCGCCCCAGATCCAGTTGCCGGCAAAGCCGGCCGAATAGTTGAGCCCGGCGCGCAGGGCTTTCCAGCGGGTGGTGGTGATCCGCGGGTCTTCGGTCTGGTAGGAAGCCAGGTCGTTGCCCCGCCCGCTGCTGGTGTTGACCGCCAGTTCGGCGTTGTAGCCCCAGAAGGCGTTGTCGGATTCGGTGCGCGCGGTGTAGCCCAGCGTGACCGGGCGGCTGCGCCGCGTGAGCTGGCCCGGCACCGGAATGTCGTTGATCTTGGAGGGGTCAAAGACCTTGTCGTCAAAGCCCAGGGTCACGTAGCTGCGGCGGCCCCCGTTGGGCGGCAGGTAGGCCGTGTAGTTGAGACCCAGCGTGTGGCCCGCGCCGGTGCTGGTGAAGGCGCCGAAATTACCCACCACGTCGGAGCGGGTGTAGCTGGCGCCAATGACGCCGCCCCACTCGTACACGGGAATGCGGTAGGACAGGCCCAGTTGCTTGACATCGCTGGTGCGCTGCAACGAGGTGGTGTAGGCGCCCGTGAACTGGTGGTCCCGGTTGAACAGGTTGGTATGGCCTCCGGCCACCGTGAAGCGGTCACGCCCGGACGATTGCGAGCCCGCATTGGACAGGCCCAGCGAGAACGTCCAGGGCCGCGTTTCCTTGACCGAGATGGTGGCGTCGATCTTGTCGGGTTCGTCGCCCTCCTTGATGCCCACCTGGATCTGCTTGTTGGGATTCTCGTTGGCAATGGCCGTCTGGATGGCCATCTTCTTGAAGTTGGGGGTGTGGCCCTCGCGCAGTTCGGGCACGCTGCGCCGCACATTGACTTCGTCGTTGAGCTTGTTGCCGTCGACCGTGACCTTGCTGATGGTGAACTTGACGATGTCCAGCGTGACGGTGTCACCCACCTCCTGCGGCGGCAGCGCCACCCGGTGCAGGCCAAAGCCCTTGTCGCGCAGGGCCGCCTCGAGCGCGGCGGTGGCTTTCTGGAGCGTCTCGATGCTGGCATCGGTGCGCAGGAACGGCGCCAGGATGCGGGTGGTGTCGCCGTCGCCCAGCGGGTTGTCCCCGGTGATCTTGAAACCCTTGATGGCAAAGACCGGCGAAGGCGCGGGCGCCATGGGGGTTGCGGCCTGCGAGTGGGCGACCGAGGCCAGTCCCATGAGAACCACCGCCATCGCCACCTGGGTCTGACGGACCTTTGCGCCTTTGTTCATCTTGTTATCACCCTCTCAAGTCAGTCAGCACTGACTGGGATTGTCGCATCGCCGCGCCGCTTTTGTCACGCCCTGTAACCGGCGTCATTTGCACTGGTTCGAGGGCTTGATGCCCGCGTCGGCAAGCACACTGACCAGCAACGGGTTCTTGCTGGTGGGCAGGGGCAGCTTGTCAAAGTCCAGGAACTTGGGGATGGTGGTGGGTCGCGCGGTGTTGCCATCGTTGCCGGCAAAGCCCGCCTCGCCGCGGCCCAGTTGCAGGACCTCGTCCTTGGTCGCGATCTCGATGTGGCCGTCGCGCACGAAGACGAACAGGCCTTCCTCGTTGTCGGATACATCGTTGCTTGAAAACAACTTGTCGGGAACGGTGACCTGGTCTGGCCGGGGGCCATCGGCCGGCGGCTGCGACGCAATCGCCCGGATGCCCGAGGGCGAAATGAACAGGCCCTGCCCGGCCTGGAGCACCTGCAAGGCACTCTGGCCCGACTGCGTGACCGTGAAGGAGCCCAGCCAGGTGAACACGGTGAGGCCGGTGTCGTCGCCTCCGGGCTCGCCAGCGCAGGCCCCGGTGCAGCTGATGTCGCCCCCCGAACCGCGGATGCCGATGGTGGCCGTGGCGGTGCTGAAACCCACATTGCGGTTGTTGGCCTTGGCGATCAGGCCGGTCAGCGCGCGCACCGAGCCGCGCAGCAGCGAGACCAGGAAGCGGCCCTCGCCCGCGTTCTTTTCGTCGTAGACAAAGTTGTCGACGCGGAATTTGGTGGTGGCGCCCAGCGTGATGCGGCTGTCATCGCGGAAGGCCAGCACCGCGCGGGTGCCGCTGCCGGTTTCGACCAGGTCCCCCGGATAGACGCTGCCCCCGTCGACCAGCTGGCGGCGCTTGCCCTCGCTGTCCACCGCGTTGATCACGCCCTGGGCCGCGACCACCTTGGCGCTGGCCAGCACGGCATTGGGCCGCGCCTTCTCGGGCACCTTGGCCGACTCGGCGCCGCAGTCCTTGGCGCAGATGCGGGCGTCGAAGTCCGTGCCGCGGATCCCGATGGTGGCGGTGTTGGTCTGCACGCGGGCCGCGCTGGGCGAACTCTTGGAAATCAGCCCCGTGACGGCCCGGAAGCCGCCCCGCAGCAGTTGCATGAGCATGCTGTTGTCGTTTGCGTTTTCCTTGAACCGGTACTGCTGGACCACGATCTCCGAATTGGGGCGGACGGTCATGCGGGTGCCGTCGGCCATCTTGATGATGGCCGAGGCCCCGTCGGCCGTGGTCAGGCGGTCGCCTTCCTGCAGCGGCAAGCCCCGGCCCAGCGTGCGCGGCGACTGCCCCGGCGACTGGGCGAACCCCACGCCACGCGAGAACTCCACCTCACCGGCCTGCTGGGCCTGGGCGCCAAGAGAAAGCAGGAGCATGCAAACACCCATCGCAATGGGCGCCAGGGGCCTGGCGTGAACATGTGGGGCAAGCATCGCAATCTCCAAAAAATCCGTGCGGACCGTCCGCGCCATCGCGTCCGGGCCCTTCCCGACGAAGGCAGTACGCGCACGCTTACAAATTAATACCCAAACTGTAGGTGGTTTTAGCTCTCAGGACCAGCAACAAAATTCACCGGCAAAAGCCCGCACAGCCTGCCAAGCGTGCGATTTTCACGATCCCGTGGTTTTAAACGCCGAGCGCCAGCAGCCGCTGAACCATGGCCGCTTCGAGCTCGCGCCGGGCCGAGACCACCCCGGCCACGTCGCCGGGCGACACCTCGCGCCTTGCGGCGGCCCAGACGGGCGCGGGGTAATGGCTGTCCCACTCGAAGCGCGCAATCACGTGCCAGTGCAGATGGGGCACCATGTTGCCCAGCGCCGCCAGGTTGACCTTGACGGGCCGCAGGTGCTCGCGCAGCACCTGTTCCACCGCCGCCACCGCCTCCATGCAATGCTGCCGGTCGGCGGGTTCAAGCTGCGAAAACTCGGCCACATGGGCCTGCCAGACCACGCGGTAGAACGCCGGGAAGCCGGGCTCGTCGGCCCGGATGACGCGCAGGCGGGGGGTGCGCACGATCACCTCGCCGCCATCGGCTTCACACAGGCTGCAGGCTTCGTGGGTCACTCGATCTGGCCCTTACACCAGCACGCGCTCGATGCCCCCGGTGTTGGCCGCGGCCACATAGCGGGACATCCAGTCGTCGCCCAGGATCTGGTTGGCCATCTCGACCACGATGTAGTCGGCTTCGAGCAGGCCGTTCTTCAGGTCGTCCTGGTAGCGACCCAGGCCCATCATGCAGCTGGGGCAGGAGGTCAGCATCTTGATGTTCTGGGTGGCGCTGACGGCGCCGGTGGCGCGCAGGGCGGCTTCGTCCTTGCGGATCTCTTCTTCCTTGCGAAAGCGCACCTGCGAGGACACGTCGGGGCGCGACATGGCCAGCCCCCCGCTCTCGCCGCAGCAGCGGTCGCTCTTGCGGACGTTGTCGCCCAGCAGGGACTTGACGGTCTTCATCGGGTCCTGCAGCTTCATGGGGCTGTGGCAGGGGTCGTGGTACAGGTAGCCGCCGCTCCTGTCGTCCAGCGTGATGTTCTTCTCCAGCAGGTACTCGTGGATGTCCACGATGCGGCAGCCAGGGAAAATCTTCTCGAATTCATAGCCCTGCAACTGGTCGTAGCAGGTGCCGCAGCTGACCACCACCGTCTTGATGTCCAGGTAGTTCAGCGTGTTGGCGACGCGGTGGAACAGCACCCGGTTGTCGGTGATGATTTTCTCGGCCTTGTCGAACTGGCCGCTGCCGCGCTGCGGGTAGCCACAGCACAGGTAGCCCGGCGGCAGCACCGTCTGCACCCCGGCATGCCAGAGCATGGCCTGGGTGGCGAGCCCCACCTGGCTGAACAGGCGCTCGGAGCCGCAGCCCGGGAAATAGAACACCGCCTCGGTTTCGGCCGTGGTGAGCTTGGGGTCGCGGATGATGGGGACGTAGTCCTTGTCCTCGATGTCCAGCAGCGCGCGCGCGGTCTTCTTGGGCAGGCCGCCCGGCATCTTCTTGTTGATGAAATGGATGACCTGTTCCTTGATGGGCGCGGTGCCCACCGTGGCTGGCGGCGCCTTGGTCTGCTTGCGCGCCACCGCCTTGAGCAGGTCGTTGGCCAGGCGCTGGGCCCTGAAGCTCCAGTCGGTCAGGGTGTGGCCGATGTTGATCGCGCGCGGGCTGGTGATGCCGATGAAGGCCGACTGCAACGCTGCCGCGGGCCGGAAGCTCTTGCGCCCCATCTTGCGCAGCAGGTTGCGCATGTTCATGGAGACATCGCCAAAATCGATGTCCACCGGGCACGGGCTCAGGCACTTGTGGCAGATGGTGCAGTGGTCGGCCACGTCCTCGAACTCTTCCCAGTGCTTGATCGACACGCCGCGGCGGGTCTGCTCCTCGTACAGGAAGGCCTCGACCAGCAGCGAGGTGGCCAGGATCTTGTTGCGCGGGCTGTACAGCAGGTTGGCGCGCGGCACATGGGTGGCGCACACCGGTTTGCATTTGCCGCAGCGCAGGCAGTCCTTCACGCTGCTGGCAATGGCCCCGATGTCGGACTGCTGCATGATCAGCGACTCATGCCCCATCAGGCCGAAGCTGGGCGTGTAGGCATTGGTCAGATCGGCGAACAGGCCCACCTTTGAAGACATTTCGGGCTGGAGTCCAGGCCCGTCGGGCACAGTGTGCTCCTGATTTCGTAGCAGTTTGCCCTTGTTGAAGCGCCCCTCCGGATCCACCCGGTGCTTGTATTCGGTGAACGGACGCAGTTCCTCGTCGCTCAGGAACTCCAGCTTGGTGATGCCAATGCCGTGCTCGCCCGAGATCACGCCGTCCAGGCTGCGGGCCAGCACCATGATGCGCTTGACCGCCTCATGCGCCGTCTGCAGCATTTCGTAGTTGTCGCTGTTGACCGGAATGTTGGTGTGCACATTGCCGTCGCCCGCGTGCATGTGCAGCGCCACCCAGACCCGGCCCTTGAGCACGCGCTTGTGGATGGCATTGCATTCGTCCAGGATGGGCTGGAAGGCGTCGCCGGCGAAGATGTGGGCCAGCGGCGCGCGGATCTGGGTTTTCCAGCTGGCGCGCAGCGAGTGGTCCTGCAACTGCGCAAACAGCGCATCGGCGTCGCGCAGCCAGCCCTGCCACAGGGTCCGCACCTCGCCAAGCAGCGCCAGGGCCTGGGCCACCCGGTCCTCGAGCAGCTCGGCCGACGGAATCTCGCTGGCATCGTCGCTCTTGCCCAGCGGCAGGTTGCCGCGGCTGAAAAAGGCCTCGAGCGCGTCGGTCAGCGCAATCTTGTTGCGCAGGCTCAGCTCGATGTTGATGCGTTCAATGCCGTCGGTGTACTCCGCCATGCGCGGCAGCGGGATCACCACGTCCTCGTTGATCTTGAAGGCGTTGGTGTGCTTGCTGATGGCGGCGGTGCGCTTGCGGTCCAGCCAGAACTTCTTGCGCGCCTCGGGGCTGATGGCCACAAAGCCCTCGCCGCTGCGCGAATTGGCCAGGCGCACCACCTCGGAGGTGGCCCGGGCCACGGCGTCGGCGTCATCGCCCGCAATGTCGCCCACCAGCACCATCTTGGGCAGGCCGCCGCGCTTGCTCTTGGTGGCATAGCCCACGGCCCTGAGGTAGCGGTCGTCCAGGTGCTCCAGCCCGGCCAGCAGCACGCCCGAGCGCTTCTGCTCGGCGAACATGAAGTCCTTGATCTCCACGATGCTGGGCACCGCGTCGCGGGCATTGCCGAAGAACTCGAGGCAGACCGTGCGGGTGTGCGCCGGCATGCGGTGCACGATCCAGCGGCCGCTGGTGATCAGGCCGTCACAGCCCTCTTTCTGGATGCCGGGCAGGCCGCTGAGGAACTTGTCGGTCACGTCCTTGCCCAGGCCCTCCTTGCGGAAGGTCCTGCCCGGAATGTCCAGGCGCTCGGTTCGCACCAGCGTCTTGCCGTCGGCCTCGAAGGTCTTGAGCTCGAAGCTGGCCATCTCGGCGTCATGGATCTTGCCCAGGTTGTGGTTCAGCCGCGTGACCTCCAGCCACTGGGCCTGCGGCGTGACCATGCGCCACGAAGCCAGGTTGTCCAGCGCCGTGCCCCAGAGCACGGCCTTCTTGCCACCGGCATTCATGGCAATGTTGCCGCCAATGCACGAGGCCTCGGCCGAGGTCGGGTCCACCGCGAACACAAAGCCGCCGCGCTCGGCCGCATCGGCCACGCGCTGCGTCACCACGCCGGCCTCGGACCAGATGGTGGGCACCGGCTGGTCCAGGCCGGGCAGGGCCATCATCTCGACCTCGGTCATGGCCTCGAGCTTTTCGGTGTTGATCACCGCGCTGTTCCAGGTCAGCGGGATCGCGCCGCCGGTGTAGCCGGTGCCGCCGCCGCGCGGAATGATGGTCAGGCCCAGTTCGATGCAACCCTTGACCAGGCCGGCCATCTCGGCCTCGGTGTCGGGTGTGAGCACGACAAAGGGGTACTCCACGCGCCAGTCGGTCGCGTCGGTCACGTGCGAGACGCGGCTCAGCCCGTCAAACTTGATGTTGTCCCTGGCCGTGAGCCGCCCCAGCACGCGCTGGGCCTTGCGGCGCAGGTCGGCGGTGGCCGCGAAGGTGTCATCAAAGGCCCGGACGGCGGCGCTGGCGGCGATCAGCAGCTCGCCGACCAGCGCATCGCGCTCGGGGTCCTTGTCGGGCTCGCGGCGTTTTTCGACCTCGCCCAGGCGGTGCCGCAGCGCGTCCACCAGCAGCCGGCGGCGCCTGGGGTTGTCCAGCAGGTCGTCCTGCAGGTAGGGGTTGCGCTGCACCACCCAGATGTCACCGAGCACTTCATAGAGCATGCGGGCCGAGCGGCCGGTGCGGCGCTCGTCGCGCAGGCGGCTGAGCACATCCCAGGCCCGGGAGCCCAGCAGCCGGATCACGATCTCGCGGTCGGAGAACGAGGTGTAGTTATAAGGTATCTCTCGCAAGCGCGGCGCGTCATCGACCGCGGCCATGAGGTGATTGAGCGTAGTGGGGGCGTTCATCGGGTGGTTGGGTGCTCAGCCAAAGCGACTACCCGGCTGAAAAGGGATGTTACCGCAGCGCAGCATGCCCCTGTCGCCGGGGTGGCAGCCTCATGGAAATCCCGCTTGTGGCGGGCGGGACGCGGCGCGTTAAATCGCCTGTCACATTTCCATCGTAATCTGAAGCATCCAATTCAGGAGTTTTCATGAAACTGCAACTTTCTGCCGCGGCACTCGCGGCTGTACTCGCCTTTCCGGCCCAGGCCCAGACTGAGATCCAGTGGTGGCATTCGATGACCGGCGGCCTGAACGACTGGGTCACCGACCTGGCCGACGGCTTCAACAAGAGTCAGAAAGACTACAAGATCGTGCCCACCTACAAGGGCACGTATGACGAAACCATGCCCGCCGCCGTGGCGGCCTTCCGCGCCGGCAACGCCCCGCACATCCTGCAGGTGTTTGAAGTGGGCACCGCCACCATGATGGCCGCCAAGGGCGCCGTGGTGCCGGTGGGCAAGGTGCTGACCGACGCCGGTTACAAGTTCGACCCCAAGGCCTACATCCCGGCCGTGGTGGGCTACTACACCGCGCCCAGTGGCCAGATGCTGAGCTTCCCGTTCAACAGCTCGACCACCGTGCTGAACTACAACAAGGACCTGTTCAAGAAAGCCGGCCTGGACCCCAACCACCCGCCGGCCACCTGGCCTGAGCTGGTGCTGGCCGCGGCCAAGCTCAAGGCCGCCGGCGTGAGCTGCCCGTTCACCACCAGCTGGCAGGGCTGGACCCAGCTGGAGAGCTTCTCCACCTGGCACAACACGCTGTTTGCCACGCAAAACAATGGCTTCGGCGGCACCAGCGCCCGCCTGGTCACCAACAGCCCGCTGCACGTGCGCCACATCGAGAACCTGTCCAACATGGCCAAGCAGGGCCTGTTTGTCTACCGCGGACGTGGCAACAAGGGCGACGCCCCTTTCTACGCGGGTGAGTGCGCGATGCAAACGGCATCGTCATCGTCCTATGCCAGCATCAAGAAGAACGCCAAGTTCGAATTTGGCATTGCGCCCCTGCCCTACTACCCTGACGTGGCCGGCGCGCCACAGAACACCATCATCGGCGGCGCCTCGCTGTGGGTGATGGGGGGCAAGAAGCCTGCCGAGTACAAGGGCGTGGCCGAGTTCTTCCACTACCTGACCAACGCCGACATCCAGTCCAAGAGCCACCAGCGCACCGGCTACCTGCCGATCACCCTGGCCTCGTTCAAGCTCACCGAAGATTCCGGCTTCTACAAGAACAACCCTGGTACCGATGTCGCGGTCAACCAGATGATCCGCAAGACCACCGACAAGTCACGCGGCATCCGTCTGGGCAACTTCATCCAGATCCGCGCGATCGAGGACGAGGAACTCGAGCAGGTCTGGGCTGGCAAGAAGTCGGCCAAGGAAGCGCTGGACGCCATCGTGAGCCGCGGCAACGAGCAACTCGAACGCTTCCAGAAAGCCAACTGAGGCTGACGCGCGGGCCGGGGAGGTGCGCACCCGCACTACACTCCCGGCTCCGCCTGCCGCTGCCCCGACCGGGGCGCGGCTCCCTTTCGGGTTGAAACACTGTGGCTTCTGAAAAACGCGTCGTCTTCCGTTCTGCCTGGCTGCCCTGGGTGCTTCTGGCACCGCAAGTGGCCGTCATTGCCATCTTCTTTTTCTGGCCTGCGGCCCAGGCCCTGCTGCAGTCGTTCCAGCAGTCCGATGCCTTCGGGCTGTCCACCGAATGGGTGGGGTTCAAGAATTTCACCAACCTGATGCACGACGCCACCTACCTGGCCTCGTTCAAGATCACGGCCATCTTCTCGGTGCTGGTCGCCTTTCTCGGCATCGGCCTTTCGCTGGTGCTGGCCGTGTTCGCCGACCGCGTGGTCAAGGGCACGCTGGTCTACCGCACCCTGCTGATCTGGCCCTATGCCGTGGCGCCCGCCGTGGCCGGCGTGCTGTGGCTGTTCATGTTTGCGCCGTCGATCGGCATCGTCTCGTATGCGCTGCGCCGCTTCGGCTTTGAATGGAACAGCCTGCTCAACAGCAACCACGCCATGACGCTGATCGTGATTGCCGCCGTCTGGAAGCAGATTTCCTACAACTTCCTGTTCTTCCTGGCCGGCCTGCAGAGCATCCCCAAGTCGCTGGTGGAGGCCGCCGCCATCGACGGCGCCGGGCCGTGGCGCCGCTTCTGGTCGATCCAGTTCCCGCTGCTGTCGCCCACCACGTTCTTCCTTTTCGTGATCAACATGGTCTACGCCTTCTTCGACACGTTCGCGATTGTTGACGCGGCGACCGAGGGTGGCCCGGGGCGCGACACGGCCATTCTGGTCTACAAGGTCTACTACGACGGTTTCAAGGCACTGGACCTGGGCGGTTCGGCTGCCCAGT encodes:
- a CDS encoding HIT family protein; translation: MTHEACSLCEADGGEVIVRTPRLRVIRADEPGFPAFYRVVWQAHVAEFSQLEPADRQHCMEAVAAVEQVLREHLRPVKVNLAALGNMVPHLHWHVIARFEWDSHYPAPVWAAARREVSPGDVAGVVSARRELEAAMVQRLLALGV
- a CDS encoding ShlB/FhaC/HecB family hemolysin secretion/activation protein, producing the protein MNKGAKVRQTQVAMAVVLMGLASVAHSQAATPMAPAPSPVFAIKGFKITGDNPLGDGDTTRILAPFLRTDASIETLQKATAALEAALRDKGFGLHRVALPPQEVGDTVTLDIVKFTISKVTVDGNKLNDEVNVRRSVPELREGHTPNFKKMAIQTAIANENPNKQIQVGIKEGDEPDKIDATISVKETRPWTFSLGLSNAGSQSSGRDRFTVAGGHTNLFNRDHQFTGAYTTSLQRTSDVKQLGLSYRIPVYEWGGVIGASYTRSDVVGNFGAFTSTGAGHTLGLNYTAYLPPNGGRRSYVTLGFDDKVFDPSKINDIPVPGQLTRRSRPVTLGYTARTESDNAFWGYNAELAVNTSSGRGNDLASYQTEDPRITTTRWKALRAGLNYSAGFAGNWIWGARGQFQYSPDVLISGEQFGIGGVSSVRGSRSERPVSGDRGLSMSVEVTTPELTPGLRLVGFVDAGWLGNNNSNGANKPSSDRLAGIGLGLRYGSGPVSLTADYGRLVRGSVVPLSINSGSPQKGDDKLYVNLSVRF
- the ugpA gene encoding sn-glycerol-3-phosphate ABC transporter permease UgpA — translated: MASEKRVVFRSAWLPWVLLAPQVAVIAIFFFWPAAQALLQSFQQSDAFGLSTEWVGFKNFTNLMHDATYLASFKITAIFSVLVAFLGIGLSLVLAVFADRVVKGTLVYRTLLIWPYAVAPAVAGVLWLFMFAPSIGIVSYALRRFGFEWNSLLNSNHAMTLIVIAAVWKQISYNFLFFLAGLQSIPKSLVEAAAIDGAGPWRRFWSIQFPLLSPTTFFLFVINMVYAFFDTFAIVDAATEGGPGRDTAILVYKVYYDGFKALDLGGSAAQSVVLMFIVIILTIIQFRFVEKKVQY
- a CDS encoding DUF971 domain-containing protein, yielding MAGLQAGSPTPVSLTVHRQSRVLEVAFSDGAAFRIPFELMRVYSPSAEVKGHGPGQETLQTGKRDVDIVALEPVGHYAVQPTFSDGHDTGIFSWDYLYSLGRQERELWADYERRLAAAGVQRDAPMPVKGGSACGTH
- a CDS encoding FecR domain-containing protein; translated protein: MLLLSLGAQAQQAGEVEFSRGVGFAQSPGQSPRTLGRGLPLQEGDRLTTADGASAIIKMADGTRMTVRPNSEIVVQQYRFKENANDNSMLMQLLRGGFRAVTGLISKSSPSAARVQTNTATIGIRGTDFDARICAKDCGAESAKVPEKARPNAVLASAKVVAAQGVINAVDSEGKRRQLVDGGSVYPGDLVETGSGTRAVLAFRDDSRITLGATTKFRVDNFVYDEKNAGEGRFLVSLLRGSVRALTGLIAKANNRNVGFSTATATIGIRGSGGDISCTGACAGEPGGDDTGLTVFTWLGSFTVTQSGQSALQVLQAGQGLFISPSGIRAIASQPPADGPRPDQVTVPDKLFSSNDVSDNEEGLFVFVRDGHIEIATKDEVLQLGRGEAGFAGNDGNTARPTTIPKFLDFDKLPLPTSKNPLLVSVLADAGIKPSNQCK
- the ugpB gene encoding sn-glycerol-3-phosphate ABC transporter substrate-binding protein UgpB, giving the protein MKLQLSAAALAAVLAFPAQAQTEIQWWHSMTGGLNDWVTDLADGFNKSQKDYKIVPTYKGTYDETMPAAVAAFRAGNAPHILQVFEVGTATMMAAKGAVVPVGKVLTDAGYKFDPKAYIPAVVGYYTAPSGQMLSFPFNSSTTVLNYNKDLFKKAGLDPNHPPATWPELVLAAAKLKAAGVSCPFTTSWQGWTQLESFSTWHNTLFATQNNGFGGTSARLVTNSPLHVRHIENLSNMAKQGLFVYRGRGNKGDAPFYAGECAMQTASSSSYASIKKNAKFEFGIAPLPYYPDVAGAPQNTIIGGASLWVMGGKKPAEYKGVAEFFHYLTNADIQSKSHQRTGYLPITLASFKLTEDSGFYKNNPGTDVAVNQMIRKTTDKSRGIRLGNFIQIRAIEDEELEQVWAGKKSAKEALDAIVSRGNEQLERFQKAN
- the ubiE gene encoding bifunctional demethylmenaquinone methyltransferase/2-methoxy-6-polyprenyl-1,4-benzoquinol methylase UbiE; translated protein: MATTHFGFESVEERDKARRVRGVFDSVAPRYDVMNDLMSMGLHRAWKAYTVMVANLREGSRVLDIAGGTGDLALAFARKVGASGQVVHTDINEAMLRTGRDRLLDAGVALPTLVCDAEKLPFDEASFDVVSVAFGLRNMTDKDAALAEMNRVLKPGGKLLVLEFSRVAKPLEKAYDWYSFNVLPRLGKLVAGDDASYRYLAESIRMHPGQAELKAMMKRAGFGHVDCHNLTAGVVALHAGIKC
- a CDS encoding FAD/FMN-binding oxidoreductase, with the translated sequence MNAPTTLNHLMAAVDDAPRLREIPYNYTSFSDREIVIRLLGSRAWDVLSRLRDERRTGRSARMLYEVLGDIWVVQRNPYLQDDLLDNPRRRRLLVDALRHRLGEVEKRREPDKDPERDALVGELLIAASAAVRAFDDTFAATADLRRKAQRVLGRLTARDNIKFDGLSRVSHVTDATDWRVEYPFVVLTPDTEAEMAGLVKGCIELGLTIIPRGGGTGYTGGAIPLTWNSAVINTEKLEAMTEVEMMALPGLDQPVPTIWSEAGVVTQRVADAAERGGFVFAVDPTSAEASCIGGNIAMNAGGKKAVLWGTALDNLASWRMVTPQAQWLEVTRLNHNLGKIHDAEMASFELKTFEADGKTLVRTERLDIPGRTFRKEGLGKDVTDKFLSGLPGIQKEGCDGLITSGRWIVHRMPAHTRTVCLEFFGNARDAVPSIVEIKDFMFAEQKRSGVLLAGLEHLDDRYLRAVGYATKSKRGGLPKMVLVGDIAGDDADAVARATSEVVRLANSRSGEGFVAISPEARKKFWLDRKRTAAISKHTNAFKINEDVVIPLPRMAEYTDGIERINIELSLRNKIALTDALEAFFSRGNLPLGKSDDASEIPSAELLEDRVAQALALLGEVRTLWQGWLRDADALFAQLQDHSLRASWKTQIRAPLAHIFAGDAFQPILDECNAIHKRVLKGRVWVALHMHAGDGNVHTNIPVNSDNYEMLQTAHEAVKRIMVLARSLDGVISGEHGIGITKLEFLSDEELRPFTEYKHRVDPEGRFNKGKLLRNQEHTVPDGPGLQPEMSSKVGLFADLTNAYTPSFGLMGHESLIMQQSDIGAIASSVKDCLRCGKCKPVCATHVPRANLLYSPRNKILATSLLVEAFLYEEQTRRGVSIKHWEEFEDVADHCTICHKCLSPCPVDIDFGDVSMNMRNLLRKMGRKSFRPAAALQSAFIGITSPRAINIGHTLTDWSFRAQRLANDLLKAVARKQTKAPPATVGTAPIKEQVIHFINKKMPGGLPKKTARALLDIEDKDYVPIIRDPKLTTAETEAVFYFPGCGSERLFSQVGLATQAMLWHAGVQTVLPPGYLCCGYPQRGSGQFDKAEKIITDNRVLFHRVANTLNYLDIKTVVVSCGTCYDQLQGYEFEKIFPGCRIVDIHEYLLEKNITLDDRSGGYLYHDPCHSPMKLQDPMKTVKSLLGDNVRKSDRCCGESGGLAMSRPDVSSQVRFRKEEEIRKDEAALRATGAVSATQNIKMLTSCPSCMMGLGRYQDDLKNGLLEADYIVVEMANQILGDDWMSRYVAAANTGGIERVLV